The following proteins come from a genomic window of Candidozyma auris chromosome 4, complete sequence:
- the ERB1 gene encoding Erb1p: MAKGKKTSDTGVAQAPVFNGKKRKNTDVDAEEHGDELNMNGILTMEESDEEEDDESEELEENEKGDEEKDEEQDEESDSEAELNRLLAEEEGDEGDEDDEDDEDDEDEESGSESESDAVSTSSAITDKLSGVKLHTIEDEDKGEIVTKYSDGRPRVLKPEIEPSYDSDDSDAENYNTIGNIPISAYEEMPHIGYDINGKRIMRPAKGSALEQLLEQIDLPEGWTGLLDQNTGQSLKLTDEELELIHKIQNQESTDESINPYEPTIEWFTSKTEVMPLTGVPEPKSRFQPSRHEAKRVMKIVRAIRSGKILSPEAAKAKAEEDQDNFDLWENEDPENNHVMNLKAPKLPPPTHEESYNPPEEYLFDEEEKQKWLESDPSEREFMPQKYGSLRKVPGYQNGIRERFERCLDLYLAPRVRHNKLNIDPDSLIPELPSPKDLRPFPIRCSTVYQGHTARIRTLSIDPQGLWLATGSDDGSVRVWEVLTGRQVYKYQVIDLDENPEDRIDALEWHPEPTTAILAVAAAERIYLLVPPVFGFDFENNARVKIEAGWGYDTFGNKRKDADINVNSDDESGGKSEGQEPKKDVAKWYTPNATQSQEGVAAIVECKKPIKKLSWHRKGDYFVTVSPEAKNTAVLIHQLSKHLSQSPFRKSKGIIMDARFHPFKPQLFVSSQRTIRIYDLAQQQLVKKLLPGARMLSGIDLHPRGDHLLASSYDKRVLWHDLDLAATPYKTLRYHEKAVRSIKFHKGKMPLFASASDDGTIHVFHSTVYDDYMTNPLLVPLKKLTGHKIVSSIGVLDLVWHPKEAWLFSAGADGTARLWTT; this comes from the coding sequence ATGGccaaagggaaaaaaaCCAGTGATACTGGCGTGGCTCAAGCTCCAGTGTTCAATGGtaagaaaagaaaaaatacCGATGTTGACGCTGAAGAGCATGGCGATGAGCTCAACATGAATGGCATTTTAACTATGGAGGAATctgatgaggaggaagatgatgagaGTGAGGAACTAGAAGAGAACGAGAAGggcgatgaagaaaaggatgaagaacaggatgaagaaagtgacaGTGAGGCTGAGCTCAACAGGCTTcttgcagaagaagagggtGATGAGggtgatgaagatgacgaagatgatgaagatgatgaagatgaggagtCCGGGTCAGAGTCTGAAAGTGATGCTGTTTCCACTTCCTCTGCTATTACAGACAAACTCAGTGGAGTCAAGCTTCACACTATCGAAGATGAGGACAAGGGAGAGATTGTTACAAAGTACTCAGACGGACGTCCTAGAGTCCTCAAACCAGAGATCGAGCCCAGTTACGATTCTGACGATTCCGATGCTGAGAACTACAACACGATAGGTAATATTCCAATTTCGGCCTACGAGGAAATGCCTCACATTGGCTACGATATCAACGGTAAGCGTATCATGCGTCCCGCCAAGGGTTCTGCGTTGGAGCAGCTCTTGGAACAGATCGATTTGCCAGAGGGCTGGACGGGTCTTTTGGACCAAAATACTGGTCAGTCATTGAAGTTGACTGACGAAGAGTTGGAGTTGATCCACAAGATCCAGAACCAGGAACTGACAGATGAGTCTATAAACCCATACGAGCCTACAATTGAATGGTTCACCTCTAAGACCGAGGTCATGCCACTTACTGGTGTGCCCGAGCCCAAGTCTCGTTTCCAACCTTCCCGTCACGAAGCCAAGCGTGTGATGAAGATCGTGCGTGCTATTCGTCTGGGCAAGATTTTGTCGCCAGAAGCCGCCAAGGCTAAAGCTGAGGAGGACCAGGACAACTTCGACTTGTGGGAGAACGAAGACCCTGAGAATAATCATGtcatgaacttgaaggCACCAAAGTTGCCTCCACCAACGCACGAGGAATCTTACAATCCACCGGAGGAGTATCTctttgacgaagaggagaaaCAGAAGTGGCTTGAATCGGACCCTTCAGAAAGAGAGTTCATGCCTCAGAAATATGGCTCCTTGCGTAAAGTCCCTGGTTATCAGAATGGCATCCGTGAGCGCTTTGAAAGATGTTTGGACTTGTACTTGGCTCCACGTGTTCGCCacaacaagttgaataTCGACCCTGATTCGTTGATTCCAGAATTGCCTTCTCCCAAAGATTTGCGTCCTTTCCCAATACGGTGCTCCACAGTTTACCAAGGCCACACAGCAAGAATCAGAACCCTTTCGATCGACCCGCAAGGCTTGTGGTTGGCTACAGGTTCCGATGATGGTTCGGTGAGAGTGTGGGAGGTCCTTACAGGAAGACAAGTTTACAAGTACCAGGTGATTGACCTCGATGAAAACCCTGAAGACAGAATAGATGCTTTGGAGTGGCACCCTGAGCCCACCACTGCTATCCTAGCGGTTGCCGCGGCCGAGAGAATATATCTCTTGGTGCCCCCAGTGTTCGGCTTTGACTTCGAGAATAACGCCAGAGTCAAGATCGAAGCTGGTTGGGGATATGATACCTTTGGTAACAAGCGCAAGGACGCGGATATCAACGTGAACTCGGACGATGAGAGCGGCGGCAAGAGCGAGGGCCaggagccaaagaaggacGTTGCCAAGTGGTATACTCCTAACGCTACCCAATCGCAAGAGGGCGTTGCGGCCATTGTGGAGTGCAAAAAGCCtatcaaaaagctctcGTGGCACAGAAAGGGTGACTATTTTGTCACGGTGTCACCGGAAGCGAAGAATACTGCCGTTCTTATCCACCAGTTGTCCAAGCACTTGTCACAGTCCCCATTCCGTAAATCCAAGGGTATAATCATGGACGCACGCTTCCACCCGTTCAAGCCACAGCTTTTTGTCAGCTCTCAGCGAACCATTCGTATCTACGACTTGGCCCAGCAACAGCTTGTCAAAAAATTGTTGCCAGGTGCCCGTATGCTTTCGGGTATCGACCTTCACCCCAGAGGTGACCACCTTCTAGCATCGTCGTACGACAAGCGAGTATTGTGGCacgacttggacttggCAGCTACGCCGTACAAGACGTTACGGTACCACGAGAAAGCCGTGCGTTCCATCAAGTTCCACAAGGGTAAGATGCCCTTGTTTGCCTCTGCCTCAGACGATGGTACTATCCACGTTTTCCACAGCACAGTTTACGATGACTACATGACCAACCCATTGTTGGTgcccttgaagaagttgaccgGACACAAAATTGTTTCTAGCATAGGTGTGTTGGACTTGGTATGGCATCCGAAGGAGGCGTGGTTGTTCAGTGCCGGTGCTGATGGTACTGCCAGACTTTGGACGACGTAA
- a CDS encoding putative ADP-ribose 1''-phosphate phosphatase translates to MPPIKFCFVNTSSILVECLQKAIAEVSPHLPSSVTITVAQQSLQQFFQAKEPDPTTIVTPANSFSFMGGGFDKAVINCLASDSSTEKILEESIQNHVLGINQGFLPPASAHTIDMRGCSYFRGSLADAKGVTSIIEVPTMEVPSPIIHDRVFYCTWALLEKLASENVETVILPAFGAGFGGVPPGTCARLMVGAIVLWYMPAPSPLARSSAVLLYLRRKYSKFGKPSDIKKIEAYYTDSGKKSFTETGKESQHWPLPWKRFIEGLTFMGH, encoded by the coding sequence ATGCCCCCCATCAAGTTCTGTTTCGTCAACACATCGTCCATTCTCGTGGAATGCCTTCAGAAAGCCATTGCAGAGGTGTCTCCACATTTGCCCTCGTCAGTGACGATCACTGTCGCTCAGCAGCTGCTTCAGCAGTTCTTCCAAGCTAAGGAGCCAGATCCTACAACCATAGTCACTCCAGCGAACTCCTTCTCGTTTATGGGAGGTGGTTTCGATAAAGCCGTAATCAATTGCCTCGCTCTGGATTCCAGCACAGAAAAAATCTTGGAAGAATCTATTCAGAACCATGTTCTTGGGATCAACCAAGGTTTCCTTCCCCCTGCGCTGGCCCACACAATAGATATGAGAGGATGCTCTTACTTCAGAGGCTCCTTAGCTGATGCAAAAGGAGTGACGTCCATCATTGAAGTTCCTACCATGGAAGTGCCTAGTCCGATCATTCACGATCGGGTGTTCTATTGTACATGGGCGTTGCTCGAGAAGCTAGCGTCTGAGAATGTCGAAACAGTGATTTTGCCTGCTTTCGGAGCAGGGTTTGGTGGAGTCCCGCCTGGAACATGCGCAAGGCTCATGGTTGGGGCCATAGTCTTATGGTACATGCCAGCGCCTTCCCCATTGGCACGTTCTTCTGCGGTGCTTTTGTACCTTCGAAGGAAGTATCTGAAATTTGGCAAACCCTCagatatcaagaagattgaagCCTACTACACGGACTCAGGAAAGAAGCTGTTTACTGAAACTGGCAAGGAGTCCCAGCACTGGCCACTTCCTTGGAAACGATTCATCGAGGGCCTAACTTTCATGGGGCACTGA
- a CDS encoding U2 snRNP complex subunit IST3 yields MNSIYKINAINQKELENNVSDEASWHADYSDTSYIYIGNLHEAIEEKDLVTIFSQWGNPTHVNLIKDRESGKSRGFAYLKYEDQRSCVLAVDNFNGVLIYEKPLKVDHTYFQLREGQEEDDFAVDYSEVMKEQPKIEAPKKRKTERKEIEAAKDLPSTSSVFVADDDDFNDPMADMLKRTFEEKDDKEHNSKHRNKKRKSRSREDQKTEDAKGAA; encoded by the coding sequence ATGAACTCAATATATAAGATCAATGCTATTAATCAAAAAGAGCTAGAGAACAATGTCTCAGATGAAGCTTCCTGGCACGCAGACTATAGCGATACCTCGTACATATATATAGGGAATCTTCATGAGGCTATTGAGGAGAAGGATTTGGTGACGATCTTCTCGCAGTGGGGAAATCCGACTCAtgtcaacttgatcaaggacAGAGAATCTGGAAAACTGCGTGGCTTTGCGTATTTGAAGTATGAGGACCAGCGCTCTTGTGTGCTTGCAGTTGATAACTTCAACGGAGTGCTCATATATGAGAAACCGTTGAAAGTAGACCATACATACTTTCAATTGcgagaaggacaagaagaggacgacTTTGCAGTGGATTATAGTGAGGTCATGAAAGAGCAACCCAAGATTGaggctccaaagaagagaaagacaGAGAGGAAGGAGATTGAGGCTGCGAAGGATTTACCATCGACGAGTTCTGTGTTTGTTGCcgatgatgacgatttCAACGACCCCATGGCAGACATGCTCAAACGGACGTTCGAGGAGAAAGATGACAAGGAACATAACTCAAAGCATCgcaacaagaaaagaaaaagtagGTCAAGAGAAGACCAAAAGACTGAGGATGCAAAGGGTGCTGCCTGA